In Rhabdothermincola sediminis, a single genomic region encodes these proteins:
- a CDS encoding phosphotransferase family protein: MEPAELASALGSHLGGEVGDLRRLSGGASRETFGLELDGRPLILQRVRPGPVAGSFSMEAEAELLAAAARAGVPVARVMAASDDPSILGAPFIVTERLEGETIARRILRDDRFATARGVLVGQCAVALARIHRLSADDASGLRVQDQLGELRRLVDALGGAHPAFELAFRWLEANRPPPATPSVVHGDFRLGNLLVAPGGLVAVLDWELAHLGDPLADLGWFTIRAWRFGGTGEVAGLGSLDELLAGYEAAGGLPVDREALYWWQVLGTLRWGVICLLQASAHLSGASRSVELAAIGRRVCETEYDLLRMLP; encoded by the coding sequence GTGGAGCCGGCCGAGCTGGCGAGCGCGCTCGGCAGCCACTTGGGAGGCGAGGTGGGCGATCTGCGCCGGCTCTCCGGCGGCGCCTCGCGCGAGACCTTCGGTCTGGAGCTCGACGGCCGGCCGTTGATCCTGCAACGGGTACGACCGGGTCCGGTCGCCGGGTCGTTCTCCATGGAGGCCGAGGCGGAGCTGCTGGCCGCGGCGGCGCGAGCCGGCGTCCCCGTGGCCAGGGTCATGGCGGCGTCGGATGACCCGAGCATCCTCGGCGCGCCGTTCATCGTGACGGAACGGCTGGAAGGGGAGACCATCGCCCGGCGGATCCTGCGCGACGACCGCTTCGCCACCGCGCGGGGGGTCCTCGTCGGCCAGTGCGCGGTGGCGCTGGCTCGCATCCACCGGCTCTCGGCGGACGATGCCTCCGGGCTGCGCGTCCAGGACCAGCTAGGGGAGCTGCGGCGCCTGGTGGACGCGCTCGGCGGGGCGCACCCCGCGTTCGAGCTGGCATTCCGCTGGTTGGAGGCCAACCGGCCGCCACCGGCCACACCGTCGGTGGTCCACGGCGACTTCCGGCTCGGCAACCTCCTCGTGGCCCCCGGGGGCTTGGTGGCGGTGCTCGACTGGGAGCTAGCCCACCTCGGCGACCCCCTGGCCGACCTCGGGTGGTTCACCATCCGGGCCTGGCGGTTCGGAGGAACCGGGGAGGTCGCCGGCTTGGGCTCGCTCGACGAGCTGCTCGCCGGCTACGAGGCGGCCGGTGGCCTGCCCGTGGACCGGGAGGCGCTGTACTGGTGGCAGGTCCTCGGCACCTTGCGGTGGGGCGTCATCTGCCTGCTGCAGGCGTCCGCGCACCTGAGCGGTGCTAGCCGGTCGGTCGAGCTGGCCGCGATCGGGCGGCGGGTCTGTGAGACCGAGTACGACCTGCTGAGGATGCTCCCGTGA
- a CDS encoding DUF6285 domain-containing protein has protein sequence MSAPHDRPTAAELVEAVRELLEHDVLDLTEGRVRFHVRVAMNVLRMVERELAEGPAMAAAHARRLEQVGFTSDAELAAAIRAGALDPRYDEVKAVIYGSVVDKLRVANPEYLEPEDRG, from the coding sequence GTGAGCGCACCCCACGATCGGCCCACGGCAGCGGAGTTGGTGGAGGCGGTCCGCGAGCTGCTCGAGCACGACGTGCTCGACCTCACCGAGGGGCGGGTGCGGTTCCACGTGCGGGTGGCCATGAACGTGTTGAGGATGGTGGAGCGCGAGCTCGCCGAAGGCCCGGCGATGGCCGCGGCCCACGCCCGGCGCCTCGAACAGGTGGGCTTCACGAGTGATGCCGAGCTCGCGGCCGCCATCCGGGCCGGTGCCCTCGACCCGCGCTACGACGAGGTCAAGGCGGTGATCTATGGCAGCGTGGTCGACAAGCTGCGAGTGGCTAACCCCGAGTACCTGGAGCCCGAGGACCGCGGTTGA
- the fabI gene encoding enoyl-ACP reductase FabI produces MGLLEGKRLVVTGVLTEASLAFGVAKLAQEQGAELLLTSVGKVMKNTRRAASKLPMEPEVLEFDATDASHPGELREQLADRWGRVDGALHAIGFAPPVCLGGTFLDATWEDVGVALNVSAYSLKALADAVAPLMSAGGSIVALDFDATVAWPAYDWMGVAKAALESTARYLARYLGPQGIRVNLVAAGPIKTVAARSIPGFSTFEDVWADRAPLGWNVKDADAVSKACVALLSDWFPLTTGEMLHVDGGYHATGA; encoded by the coding sequence ATGGGTCTGCTGGAAGGAAAGCGTCTCGTCGTCACCGGTGTGCTCACCGAGGCGTCACTGGCGTTCGGGGTGGCCAAGCTCGCCCAGGAGCAAGGCGCGGAGCTGCTGCTCACCAGTGTCGGCAAGGTGATGAAGAACACCAGGCGCGCCGCGTCGAAACTGCCGATGGAGCCCGAGGTGCTCGAGTTCGACGCCACCGATGCCTCACACCCCGGTGAGCTTCGCGAGCAGCTCGCAGATCGATGGGGTCGTGTCGACGGCGCACTGCACGCCATCGGCTTCGCTCCGCCGGTGTGCCTGGGCGGCACCTTCCTCGACGCCACCTGGGAGGACGTCGGTGTGGCGCTGAACGTCTCCGCGTACTCCCTGAAGGCGCTCGCCGACGCGGTCGCACCGCTGATGAGCGCGGGCGGGTCGATCGTCGCCCTCGACTTCGACGCCACCGTGGCCTGGCCCGCCTACGACTGGATGGGAGTGGCGAAAGCCGCGCTCGAGTCCACCGCCCGCTACCTCGCCCGCTACCTCGGCCCCCAGGGGATCCGGGTGAACCTCGTCGCTGCCGGTCCCATCAAGACCGTCGCCGCCCGTTCGATCCCCGGCTTCTCCACCTTCGAGGACGTGTGGGCCGACCGCGCCCCTCTGGGTTGGAACGTCAAGGACGCCGACGCGGTCTCGAAAGCGTGTGTAGCGCTCCTCTCGGACTGGTTCCCCCTGACCACCGGCGAGATGCTCCACGTCGACGGCGGGTACCACGCCACGGGCGCCTGA
- the cysS gene encoding cysteine--tRNA ligase, with protein MGSGDGSTLRDEPWRDLPPMRLYDTARQAIVPFEPGRVVTMYTCGITPYDATHIGHAATYLTYDVLQRRLRDRGHETRCVRNVTDVDDDILRKARQLGVHYLDLAAAETARFDADMEALDVLPCWSEPRATSAIADIRGFIGMVLDRGHAYQSGGAVYFDVSSFERFGQISHLSRDEMLRLAAERGGNPDDPNKRDPLDFVLWQPSAEGEPAWESLWGPGRPGWHIECSALALRELDTTIDLHGGGSDLIFPHHECEAAQSEAATGQRFVRHWMHQAMVRMGGEKMSKSLGNLVFVSDLLKSFDPRAIRLACIQHHYRHSWEWTDDLMPEAAERLERWQAATAAPASTASDDTLSEVRAALDDDLDTPRAVAAVDAAASRGESVGHASALLGVEL; from the coding sequence ATGGGATCCGGTGACGGCAGCACCCTGCGCGACGAGCCGTGGCGTGACCTGCCGCCCATGCGCTTGTACGACACCGCCCGCCAGGCCATCGTGCCGTTCGAGCCGGGGCGAGTGGTCACGATGTACACCTGCGGCATCACCCCCTACGACGCGACCCATATCGGTCACGCCGCGACCTACCTCACCTACGACGTGCTGCAACGCCGCCTGCGGGACCGGGGGCACGAGACCCGCTGCGTGCGCAACGTCACCGACGTCGACGACGACATCCTCCGCAAGGCACGGCAGTTGGGCGTCCATTACCTCGACCTGGCCGCGGCCGAGACCGCCCGCTTCGACGCCGACATGGAAGCCCTCGACGTGCTGCCGTGTTGGAGCGAGCCTCGGGCCACCTCCGCCATTGCCGACATCCGTGGCTTCATCGGCATGGTCCTCGACCGGGGCCATGCCTACCAGAGTGGGGGCGCGGTCTACTTCGACGTCAGCTCCTTCGAGCGCTTCGGGCAGATCAGCCACCTGTCCCGGGACGAGATGCTCCGGCTGGCCGCGGAGCGCGGGGGGAACCCCGACGACCCGAACAAACGCGACCCGCTCGACTTCGTCCTGTGGCAGCCGTCGGCTGAAGGTGAGCCCGCGTGGGAGTCGCTGTGGGGCCCTGGCCGTCCGGGATGGCACATCGAGTGCTCGGCGCTCGCGCTGCGCGAGCTCGACACCACGATCGACCTGCACGGCGGCGGATCGGATCTGATCTTCCCGCACCACGAGTGCGAGGCCGCCCAGTCGGAAGCGGCGACCGGCCAGCGTTTCGTGCGCCACTGGATGCACCAGGCGATGGTGCGGATGGGCGGCGAGAAGATGTCGAAGTCGCTCGGGAACCTGGTCTTCGTGAGCGACCTGTTGAAGAGCTTCGACCCCCGCGCCATCCGGTTGGCCTGCATCCAGCACCATTACCGCCACAGCTGGGAGTGGACCGACGACCTCATGCCCGAGGCCGCCGAGCGCCTGGAGCGCTGGCAGGCGGCGACGGCCGCACCGGCCTCGACCGCCAGCGATGACACCCTGTCCGAGGTGCGGGCCGCCCTCGACGACGATCTCGACACCCCCCGGGCGGTGGCCGCCGTGGACGCAGCGGCCAGCCGGGGAGAGAGCGTGGGGCATGCCTCGGCGCTCCTCGGCGTCGAGCTCTGA
- the npdG gene encoding NADPH-dependent F420 reductase, translated as MQIGILGATGPAGSGLAARLASVGFEVVVGSRSKYRAMEVRDGLLSRWEGRSLAIDAADNEGAAAAEVVVIATPWDAAAATAKSVARQLQGKVVISMANALAKVGHEFQPLVPPRGSVAASVQAAVPRSRVAAALHHVPAKELGDLNGAVESDVLVCSDHPAATETTIDIVSKIPDLRPLDAGELSNAAPIEAFAAVLLQLNIRYKTRAAVRFTGINVDH; from the coding sequence GTGCAGATCGGGATTCTTGGTGCAACCGGTCCGGCGGGCAGCGGTCTCGCTGCTCGCCTGGCATCCGTGGGCTTCGAGGTGGTGGTCGGTTCACGGTCGAAGTACCGGGCCATGGAGGTGCGCGACGGGCTGCTTTCCCGCTGGGAGGGCCGGAGCCTGGCCATCGACGCGGCCGACAACGAAGGGGCCGCCGCCGCCGAGGTTGTGGTGATCGCCACGCCGTGGGACGCCGCGGCAGCCACCGCCAAGTCGGTGGCCAGGCAGCTCCAGGGCAAGGTCGTGATCTCGATGGCCAACGCCTTGGCGAAGGTGGGCCACGAGTTCCAACCGCTGGTGCCCCCGCGCGGGTCCGTGGCCGCGTCGGTGCAGGCGGCCGTGCCGAGGTCGCGGGTCGCCGCGGCCTTGCACCACGTGCCGGCCAAGGAGCTGGGCGACCTCAACGGCGCGGTGGAGAGCGACGTGCTGGTGTGCTCCGATCATCCGGCAGCCACGGAGACGACCATCGACATCGTCTCGAAGATCCCCGATCTCCGCCCGCTCGACGCCGGCGAGCTGTCGAACGCGGCGCCGATCGAGGCCTTCGCCGCCGTCCTGCTGCAGCTGAACATCCGCTACAAGACCCGGGCCGCGGTTCGCTTCACCGGCATCAACGTCGATCACTGA